A single region of the Winslowiella toletana genome encodes:
- the malF gene encoding maltose ABC transporter permease MalF: MAKSALWWQHDALKWLVLALCTLLSGYLVVLMYVQGEYLFAILTLVLLSVGLAIFAQRRASAWRYVYPGLAGMGLFVLFPLACTIAIAFTNYSSTNQLTFERAQQVLMDRQFQAGAGYNFSLYPQGNQWILALNDADNSQLVSPPFSFDTKSEQTLTLTKSQTPPDGEKAMLRIVTQNRQALGLLTAVLPDGSKVRMSSLRQFSGTQPLYTLAENGSLTDKQTGVVWWPNDDSGFYQTKDAAQQWTTEKLSPGYTVTVGWKNFLRVMTDEGIKKPFMAIFVWTVVFSAITVFLTVAVGMVLACLMQWESLKGRAVYRLLLILPYAVPAFISILIFKGLFNQSFGEINVMLHNLFGLKPAWFSDPTLARSMLIIVNTWLGYPYMMILCMGLLKAIPEDLYEASAMDGATPMQNFFRITLPLLIKPLTPLMIASFAFNFNNFVLIQLLTNGGPDRLGTTTPAGYTDLLVSYTWRIAFEGGGGQDFGLAAAIATLIFLLVGGLAILNLKATRMKI, from the coding sequence ATGGCAAAATCTGCATTGTGGTGGCAGCATGACGCCCTGAAGTGGCTGGTTCTTGCCCTCTGTACCCTGTTATCTGGCTATCTGGTCGTCCTGATGTATGTGCAGGGTGAATATCTGTTCGCTATTCTGACTCTGGTACTGCTGAGCGTCGGGCTGGCCATTTTCGCCCAGCGTCGCGCTTCCGCCTGGCGCTATGTTTACCCGGGCCTTGCCGGTATGGGGCTGTTTGTCCTGTTTCCACTGGCCTGCACTATCGCTATCGCCTTTACCAACTACAGCAGCACCAATCAGCTCACCTTTGAGCGGGCGCAACAGGTATTAATGGACCGCCAGTTTCAGGCCGGTGCCGGATATAATTTCAGCCTTTATCCACAGGGTAATCAATGGATTCTGGCGCTAAACGACGCGGATAACAGCCAGTTAGTATCGCCTCCCTTCAGCTTTGATACAAAAAGTGAGCAAACACTCACACTCACTAAAAGCCAGACTCCTCCTGATGGTGAAAAAGCCATGCTGCGGATCGTGACGCAAAACCGTCAGGCGCTGGGCTTACTCACTGCCGTGTTGCCCGATGGCAGCAAGGTACGCATGAGTTCACTGCGTCAGTTCTCCGGCACTCAGCCGCTATATACCCTCGCCGAAAACGGCAGTCTGACCGACAAGCAAACCGGCGTAGTGTGGTGGCCAAACGACGACAGCGGCTTTTATCAGACTAAAGATGCAGCCCAGCAATGGACCACGGAAAAGCTCAGTCCGGGATATACCGTGACGGTGGGCTGGAAAAACTTTCTGCGGGTGATGACCGACGAAGGGATCAAAAAGCCCTTTATGGCCATCTTTGTCTGGACGGTGGTGTTCTCCGCCATCACGGTATTTCTGACGGTCGCCGTTGGCATGGTACTCGCCTGCCTGATGCAGTGGGAGTCGCTGAAAGGACGCGCGGTCTACCGTCTACTGCTGATTCTGCCCTATGCGGTACCGGCATTTATTTCAATACTGATTTTCAAAGGATTATTTAACCAGAGCTTTGGCGAAATCAACGTGATGCTGCATAACCTGTTCGGGCTTAAACCCGCATGGTTTAGCGACCCGACGCTGGCGCGTAGCATGCTGATTATTGTAAATACCTGGCTGGGCTACCCTTACATGATGATTCTCTGTATGGGCCTGCTCAAAGCGATTCCTGAAGATTTGTATGAAGCCTCGGCAATGGATGGCGCTACGCCAATGCAGAATTTCTTCCGCATCACCTTGCCGCTGCTGATTAAACCGCTGACGCCGTTGATGATCGCCAGTTTTGCTTTTAACTTTAATAACTTCGTTCTTATTCAGTTGCTTACCAATGGTGGCCCGGATCGTCTCGGCACCACCACGCCAGCCGGATATACCGATTTGCTGGTCAGCTACACCTGGCGCATCGCCTTTGAAGGCGGCGGTGGACAAGACTTTGGCCTGGCGGCAGCCATTGCCACGCTGATTTTCCTGTTGGTTGGCGGTCTCGCTATTCTCAACCTGAAAGCCACGCGGATGAAGATTTAG
- a CDS encoding capsule biosynthesis GfcC D2 domain-containing protein: MKKTTLFLAGICSCLSISANADSQVSVYYPGKKEISIVSHAANLSQLVASPALQGKTWWPGTVISDKLATAVAEQQYQQLMARLKGYAAQSSGEKAAAINNVIQQLSAIKVTGRLPANLDPDWLRMRPELNRRLEGEYSVYTLPKPNSVTLFGAITGSGKVSWQPGGDTRDYLDGHDRLDGADRNIAVVIAPSGDVTEAPVAYWNHRYVEVEPGSIIYIGFSSWSLPAAYKDLNQQIISVLTHRIPD, translated from the coding sequence ATGAAAAAAACCACATTATTTCTCGCAGGCATCTGTTCATGCCTGTCTATTAGCGCCAACGCGGATAGCCAGGTAAGTGTTTACTATCCTGGGAAAAAAGAGATCTCAATCGTCAGTCATGCGGCGAATCTGTCGCAGTTAGTGGCCAGCCCTGCACTGCAGGGAAAAACCTGGTGGCCAGGTACGGTGATTAGCGACAAGCTGGCGACTGCCGTAGCGGAACAACAGTATCAGCAGCTGATGGCACGCCTGAAAGGCTATGCCGCGCAAAGCTCAGGCGAAAAAGCGGCGGCAATTAATAACGTCATTCAGCAGCTGTCAGCCATTAAGGTGACTGGCCGCCTGCCAGCTAACCTCGATCCGGACTGGCTGCGTATGCGCCCGGAACTGAATCGTCGTCTGGAAGGTGAATACAGCGTCTATACCCTGCCAAAGCCCAACTCAGTGACCTTGTTCGGTGCTATTACCGGCAGTGGCAAAGTCAGCTGGCAGCCGGGCGGCGATACGCGCGATTATCTTGACGGACACGATCGTCTGGACGGCGCAGATCGCAATATCGCCGTGGTGATTGCACCTTCGGGTGACGTTACCGAGGCTCCGGTCGCTTACTGGAACCATCGCTATGTTGAAGTCGAACCGGGCTCGATTATCTATATTGGTTTCTCTTCCTGGTCGCTGCCCGCTGCCTATAAAGACCTGAATCAACAAATCATTTCTGTACTGACGCACCGGATCCCTGACTGA
- the malE gene encoding maltose/maltodextrin ABC transporter substrate-binding protein MalE, whose amino-acid sequence MSKFKLNTKTLMLCALTTALLPGAALAKIEEGKLVIWINGDKGYNGLAEVGKKFEQDTGIKVTVEHPDKLEEKYPQVASTGDGPDIIFWAHDRFGGYAQSGLLAEITPDKALQDKIYPFTWDAVRYNGKLIGYPVAVESLSLIYNKDLLPEPPKTWEEIPALDKQLRAKGKSAIMFNLQEPYFTWPVTAAAGGYAFKKQADGSYDLKDVGVANEGSQAGLQFLVDLVKNKQLNADTDYAIAEAAFNRGETAMTINGPWSWGNIDSAKVNYGVTLLPSFKGQPSKPFVGVLSAGINAASPNKELAKEFLENYLLTDDGLAKVNADKPLGAVALKSYQEQLAKDPKIAATMANSQKGEVMPNIPQMSAFWYAERTAVLNAINGRQTVKAALEDAEKRITK is encoded by the coding sequence ATGTCAAAGTTCAAACTGAATACAAAAACGCTGATGTTGTGTGCCTTAACCACCGCGCTGCTTCCGGGTGCCGCGCTGGCGAAAATCGAAGAGGGTAAGCTGGTTATCTGGATTAACGGAGATAAAGGCTACAACGGACTGGCTGAAGTCGGTAAGAAGTTTGAACAGGATACCGGCATTAAAGTGACGGTTGAGCATCCCGATAAACTGGAAGAGAAATATCCGCAGGTGGCCTCCACTGGTGACGGCCCGGATATTATTTTCTGGGCCCACGATCGTTTTGGTGGCTATGCACAATCTGGCCTGCTGGCAGAGATCACCCCGGACAAAGCGCTACAGGATAAAATCTATCCCTTTACCTGGGACGCGGTGCGTTACAACGGTAAGCTGATTGGCTATCCGGTGGCCGTTGAGTCACTGTCGCTGATTTACAATAAAGATCTGCTGCCAGAGCCACCGAAAACCTGGGAAGAGATCCCGGCGCTGGATAAACAGCTGCGCGCTAAAGGTAAGAGCGCCATCATGTTTAACCTGCAAGAACCCTACTTCACCTGGCCAGTGACTGCGGCTGCTGGCGGCTACGCCTTTAAAAAACAGGCAGACGGCAGCTATGACTTGAAAGACGTTGGCGTTGCCAACGAGGGCTCTCAGGCGGGGCTGCAATTCCTTGTCGACCTGGTGAAAAACAAGCAGCTGAATGCTGATACTGACTATGCCATCGCCGAAGCCGCATTTAATAGGGGCGAAACCGCGATGACCATTAATGGTCCGTGGTCATGGGGCAATATCGACAGCGCTAAAGTTAATTACGGCGTCACACTGCTGCCAAGCTTTAAAGGTCAGCCGTCCAAACCCTTTGTTGGGGTATTGAGTGCGGGTATCAACGCCGCCAGCCCGAATAAAGAGCTGGCTAAAGAGTTTCTTGAGAACTACCTGCTGACTGACGACGGTCTGGCGAAAGTGAACGCTGACAAACCTCTCGGTGCGGTGGCGCTGAAATCCTATCAGGAGCAGCTGGCGAAAGATCCAAAAATCGCCGCCACCATGGCTAACTCGCAGAAAGGCGAAGTGATGCCAAACATTCCGCAAATGAGCGCCTTCTGGTACGCCGAACGCACCGCGGTGCTGAATGCGATTAATGGTCGTCAGACGGTGAAAGCCGCGCTGGAAGATGCGGAAAAGCGTATCACCAAATAA
- the yjbE gene encoding exopolysaccharide production protein YjbE, giving the protein MKKILCATAAVMYFAAASAAFAAPGDAAGDNANTMSSGDSTAVGLGAVGALLGIALIASDGDSSNTGTTTTTSTTR; this is encoded by the coding sequence ATGAAAAAAATATTATGTGCTACTGCAGCCGTAATGTACTTCGCAGCCGCATCTGCCGCGTTCGCCGCGCCAGGTGATGCCGCAGGTGACAATGCCAATACAATGTCATCTGGTGACTCTACGGCAGTTGGTCTTGGTGCAGTGGGTGCGCTGTTAGGTATTGCTCTGATCGCCTCTGATGGTGACAGCTCTAATACCGGTACCACTACCACCACGAGCACAACGCGTTAA
- a CDS encoding maltoporin, with protein sequence MIMLRKYPLAVAVAAAVISTQAAAVDFKGYARSGIGWTGSGGEQQCFKATGADSKYRLGNECETYAEIQLGQEVWKEGDKSFYVDTMIGYAVDQKNDYEDTSPAVRQMNVVGKNLFDALPGADIWAGKRYYQRHDVHMIDFYYWDISGPGGGIENIDVGFGKLSLATTRNSEAGGSQSFINGTTRTKDLSNDIFDVRLGQMQVNPGGSLEVGFDYGRANESDGYERVNRDSSKDGWLGTIQHTQTFGDNGSLNKFVVQYATDAMTQNRNGRPGTAQNNNGKMIRVIDHGAIDFNDTWSLMYVGMYQDVNRDNNNGTTWYTAGVRPMYKWTPIMSTLLELGYDNVKSQNTGDRNNQYKVTLAQQWQAGSSIWARPAIRVFATYAKWDEKWGYSSSTVGDSNYVAGVPNGTALNDTNTQRFSRGDSDEVTFGIQMEAWW encoded by the coding sequence ATGATAATGCTGCGTAAATATCCTCTGGCCGTGGCAGTGGCTGCAGCGGTGATCTCAACTCAGGCAGCTGCGGTTGATTTTAAAGGCTATGCGCGTTCAGGTATTGGCTGGACCGGCAGCGGCGGAGAGCAGCAGTGCTTCAAGGCAACCGGTGCTGACAGTAAGTATCGTCTCGGTAACGAGTGCGAAACTTACGCTGAAATTCAGTTAGGTCAGGAAGTCTGGAAAGAAGGTGATAAAAGTTTCTATGTCGACACCATGATCGGCTATGCGGTTGATCAGAAGAACGATTATGAAGATACCTCCCCGGCCGTTCGTCAGATGAACGTGGTCGGTAAAAACCTGTTCGATGCATTGCCGGGTGCCGATATCTGGGCCGGTAAACGTTACTATCAGCGTCATGACGTTCATATGATCGACTTCTACTACTGGGACATTTCGGGTCCTGGCGGTGGTATCGAAAATATCGATGTTGGCTTTGGTAAGCTCTCACTGGCAACAACCCGTAACAGCGAAGCCGGTGGTTCTCAGAGCTTTATTAATGGCACGACCCGCACCAAAGATCTCTCCAACGACATCTTCGATGTGCGTCTGGGACAGATGCAAGTCAACCCGGGCGGTTCACTGGAAGTGGGCTTTGACTACGGCAGAGCGAACGAAAGCGATGGCTATGAACGCGTTAACCGTGACAGCTCGAAAGATGGCTGGTTGGGCACCATTCAGCACACGCAGACCTTCGGCGATAACGGCAGCCTGAACAAATTTGTGGTGCAGTACGCTACCGATGCGATGACTCAGAACCGTAACGGTCGTCCGGGCACGGCACAGAACAACAATGGCAAAATGATCCGCGTGATCGATCACGGTGCGATTGATTTCAACGACACCTGGAGCCTGATGTATGTCGGTATGTACCAAGACGTCAATCGTGATAACAACAATGGCACCACCTGGTACACTGCGGGCGTGCGCCCGATGTACAAATGGACGCCAATCATGAGCACCTTACTGGAACTCGGCTACGACAACGTGAAATCGCAGAATACCGGCGACCGCAACAACCAGTATAAAGTGACTTTAGCGCAGCAGTGGCAGGCGGGCAGCAGTATCTGGGCTCGTCCGGCAATCCGCGTGTTTGCCACTTATGCCAAGTGGGATGAGAAATGGGGCTACTCTTCGTCAACCGTGGGCGACAGCAACTATGTCGCGGGCGTGCCAAATGGTACCGCGTTGAATGACACCAACACCCAACGCTTCAGCCGTGGCGATAGCGACGAGGTGACCTTCGGTATTCAGATGGA
- the malK gene encoding maltose/maltodextrin ABC transporter ATP-binding protein MalK — MASVVLKDVTKAWGDVVVSKDINLTIAEGEFVVFVGPSGCGKSTLLRMIAGLEEITSGELLIGDKRMNEVPPAGRGVGMVFQSYALYPHLSVAENMSFGLKLAGTAKAEIQQRVTQVADVLQLGHLLERQPKALSGGQRQRVAIGRTLVAEPEVFLLDEPLSNLDAALRVQMRIEISRLHKRLQRTMIYVTHDQVEAMTLADKIVVLEGGHIAQVGKPLELYHYPANRFVAGFIGSPKMNFLPVKVTATAIDQVQVELPNRQQIWLPVDSTDVPVGANMSLGIRPEHLLPSDVADVTLSGVVQVVEQLGHETQIHIQIPALRQNLVYRQNDVVLVEEGAHYAIGLPPQRCHLFREDGRACRRLHTEPGVEARQQ; from the coding sequence ATGGCGAGCGTGGTGCTGAAGGATGTCACCAAAGCCTGGGGTGATGTGGTGGTATCGAAAGATATCAATCTGACTATCGCTGAAGGTGAATTCGTCGTGTTTGTCGGGCCATCAGGCTGCGGCAAATCAACACTGCTGCGCATGATTGCCGGATTAGAAGAGATCACCTCGGGTGAATTGCTGATTGGTGATAAACGCATGAACGAGGTACCACCAGCCGGGCGTGGTGTCGGCATGGTGTTCCAGTCCTATGCGCTCTATCCGCATCTGTCGGTGGCGGAAAATATGTCGTTTGGCCTGAAGCTGGCCGGTACGGCAAAAGCGGAGATCCAGCAGCGCGTGACCCAGGTTGCTGATGTGCTGCAACTCGGACATCTGCTGGAGCGCCAGCCAAAAGCGTTATCCGGTGGACAGCGTCAACGCGTTGCTATCGGACGTACGCTGGTGGCCGAACCCGAAGTATTCCTGCTGGATGAGCCCCTGTCTAACCTTGATGCCGCGCTGCGCGTGCAGATGCGTATAGAGATTTCCCGCCTGCATAAACGCCTGCAGCGCACCATGATTTACGTCACCCACGATCAGGTAGAAGCGATGACGCTGGCTGACAAAATTGTGGTGCTGGAAGGGGGACATATTGCGCAAGTCGGCAAGCCGCTGGAGCTGTATCACTATCCAGCCAACCGTTTTGTCGCCGGTTTTATCGGCTCGCCGAAGATGAACTTCCTGCCGGTCAAAGTCACCGCTACGGCGATCGACCAGGTGCAGGTCGAACTGCCAAACCGCCAGCAGATCTGGCTGCCGGTCGACAGTACCGATGTACCGGTGGGCGCCAATATGTCGCTCGGTATTCGCCCGGAACATCTGCTGCCCAGCGACGTTGCTGACGTCACGCTATCTGGCGTGGTGCAGGTCGTCGAACAGCTGGGACATGAAACCCAAATCCATATTCAGATTCCGGCTCTGCGTCAAAACCTGGTTTACCGCCAGAACGACGTGGTGCTGGTAGAAGAAGGTGCCCATTACGCCATCGGCCTGCCGCCACAACGTTGCCATCTATTCCGTGAAGATGGTCGCGCCTGTCGCCGGCTACATACAGAGCCGGGTGTTGAAGCACGCCAGCAATAG
- a CDS encoding YjbF family lipoprotein — translation MRHIPLLLLCLLLQACTQTQLGVGESLKRAVTGSDDVTLTNEKIQSLPYASMYLRIDGGQRIFVVLGYNENGEQKWVTQDKAMLVTRHGRVVRTLGLPDNLKDINNLQQDPLANPLNIANGASWTRTLSWTEKGQLRSGTAVSRFTREKDQLLSIAGEQVACRVYRESVEIAANGASWENIFWVDAISGQVRQTSQSAGADSIHVETTILKPAKS, via the coding sequence GTGCGACATATTCCATTACTGCTTCTCTGCCTGTTGCTTCAGGCTTGTACCCAGACTCAGCTGGGCGTTGGCGAATCCCTAAAAAGAGCCGTGACCGGCAGCGATGACGTTACGCTTACTAATGAAAAAATCCAGTCACTGCCTTATGCCAGCATGTATCTGCGAATTGATGGCGGACAGCGTATTTTCGTGGTGCTGGGCTATAACGAAAATGGCGAACAGAAATGGGTCACTCAGGATAAAGCGATGCTGGTTACCCGTCACGGACGCGTAGTCAGAACCCTTGGCTTGCCGGACAACCTGAAAGATATCAACAATCTGCAACAAGATCCGCTGGCTAATCCTCTGAACATTGCCAATGGCGCAAGCTGGACACGTACCCTGAGCTGGACCGAAAAAGGCCAGTTGCGTTCGGGCACCGCCGTTTCACGTTTTACTCGTGAAAAAGATCAGCTGCTGAGCATTGCTGGCGAGCAGGTTGCCTGCCGGGTTTATCGTGAATCGGTAGAGATCGCGGCTAATGGTGCATCGTGGGAAAACATCTTCTGGGTTGATGCCATTTCGGGACAGGTCCGCCAGACCAGCCAGTCGGCAGGCGCTGACTCTATTCATGTTGAAACCACCATCCTGAAGCCGGCTAAATCATGA
- the psiE gene encoding phosphate-starvation-inducible protein PsiE gives MITGTRIAQALQMVLNIGLLVLGVILIIFLGKETIHLANVLLNTGEQASSYLLIEGIVIYFLYFEFIALIVKYFQSGYHFPLRYFVYIGITAIIRLIIVDHKNPFDTLAYSGAILILVVTLWLANSNRLKRE, from the coding sequence ATGATTACCGGAACGCGTATTGCACAAGCGCTGCAGATGGTGTTAAACATCGGCTTGCTGGTGCTTGGCGTCATTTTGATTATCTTTTTGGGTAAGGAAACCATTCACTTAGCCAATGTGCTGCTGAATACTGGCGAACAGGCATCGTCCTATCTGCTGATTGAAGGCATCGTCATCTATTTTCTCTATTTTGAGTTTATCGCGCTGATTGTGAAGTATTTTCAGTCGGGCTATCACTTTCCGCTGCGCTACTTTGTCTATATCGGTATCACTGCGATTATTCGTCTGATTATTGTCGACCATAAGAACCCGTTTGATACGCTGGCTTACTCAGGGGCAATCCTGATCCTGGTGGTCACGCTGTGGTTGGCGAACAGTAATCGTCTGAAGCGCGAATAA
- the malG gene encoding maltose ABC transporter permease MalG: MAIVQPKSQKLRLLFTHLLLLSFIALIMYPLLMVLAISLRPGNYSIGSLLPEHISWDHWKLALGFSVTHENGSVTPPPFPVLLWLWNSVKVAAITAIGIVALSTTCAYAFARMRFRGKSSLLKGMLIFQMFPAVLSLVALYALFDRLGQYIPFIGLNTHAGLIFAYLGGIALHVWTIKGYFETIDGSLEEAAALDGATPWQAFRLILLPLSVPILAVVFILSFIAAVTEVPVASLLLRDVNSYTLAVGMQQYLNPQNYLWGDFAAAAVLSALPITLVFLLAQRWLVNGLTAGGVKG; encoded by the coding sequence ATGGCTATCGTACAACCGAAATCTCAAAAGCTGCGGCTACTGTTTACTCACCTGCTGCTGCTAAGTTTTATCGCGCTGATTATGTATCCGCTGCTAATGGTGTTGGCGATTTCGCTGCGTCCCGGCAACTACTCGATTGGCAGCCTGCTGCCCGAGCATATCTCGTGGGATCACTGGAAGCTGGCGCTGGGCTTTTCGGTTACCCACGAAAACGGTAGCGTAACGCCGCCGCCGTTCCCGGTGCTGTTGTGGTTATGGAATTCAGTGAAGGTAGCGGCGATTACCGCCATTGGCATTGTGGCGCTGTCGACCACCTGTGCCTACGCCTTTGCCCGTATGCGTTTTCGCGGCAAATCCAGCCTGTTAAAAGGAATGCTGATTTTTCAAATGTTCCCGGCAGTACTGTCGCTGGTCGCACTCTATGCCTTGTTTGATCGTCTCGGTCAGTACATCCCGTTTATCGGGCTGAATACCCACGCCGGGCTGATATTCGCCTACCTCGGTGGTATCGCGCTGCATGTCTGGACGATTAAAGGCTATTTTGAAACGATTGATGGTTCGCTGGAAGAAGCGGCAGCGCTGGATGGCGCAACGCCGTGGCAGGCATTCCGCCTGATTCTGCTGCCGCTGTCGGTGCCGATTTTAGCCGTTGTGTTTATTCTGTCGTTTATTGCCGCCGTGACCGAAGTACCGGTCGCCTCGCTGCTGCTGCGTGACGTCAACAGCTACACGCTGGCGGTGGGCATGCAGCAATATCTGAATCCGCAGAACTATTTGTGGGGGGATTTCGCCGCGGCTGCGGTGCTCTCTGCCCTGCCAATCACTCTCGTCTTCCTGCTGGCACAGCGCTGGCTGGTTAATGGCTTAACCGCCGGTGGGGTGAAGGGCTAA
- a CDS encoding YjbH domain-containing protein — MKKRYLLSFLSISIACACQAQAAIKPDPVGPSQSDFGGVGLMQVPTARMSKEGEFSLNYRWNDQYRFYSSSVQLFSWLEATIRYTDVRTRLYSGVQEFSGNQSYKDKAFDLKLRLWNEGYWLPEVAIGTRDLGGTGLFDSEYLVASKAWGPLDFTLGFAWGYLGNSGTVKNPFCEASDKYCTRSNGGSTGSIDADNMFRGPSALFGGVEYQTPWQPLRLKAEYEGNDYQGDFAGKLRQSSKVNVGAIYRITDWADVNVSYERGNTLMAGLTLRTNFNDLRQPKIDTPKPAYRPNPQSEFLQTTVAGSQLSDLKYNAGLDAPNIQMKGNTLYVTGEQYKYRDTQEGVDRANRIMMNNLPQNVDTLKVTQTRYNMPQVTTVTKVDSLREQLEGYPLGHEKTLDQQRVNPVDPGKTEQGYYIEKDSLNYSLSPILNQSFGGPESFYMYQVGVMGNADYWLTDHLMVGGGLFANIANNYNKFNYTNPPNDSKLPRVRTHVREYVQNDVYINNLQANYLQYLGNGFYGQVYGGYLETMFGGAGAEVLYRPLDSSWAVGVDANYVKQRDWDNMMKFTDYKAPTGHLTGYWQPQFMDGVLVKVSVGQYLAKDKGGTVDISKQFDSGITVGSYVSLTNVSKEEYGEGDFTKGFYISIPMDLFSVNPVRGRAQVNWTPLTRDGGQMLGRKYQLYNMTSDRDINFR, encoded by the coding sequence ATGAAAAAACGTTATCTTCTCAGCTTCTTATCCATTTCGATTGCCTGCGCCTGTCAGGCCCAGGCGGCCATCAAGCCCGATCCGGTTGGGCCATCACAGTCAGATTTCGGTGGTGTCGGCCTGATGCAGGTGCCGACTGCGCGTATGTCGAAAGAGGGTGAGTTTAGCCTTAACTACCGCTGGAACGATCAATACCGTTTTTACTCCTCTTCCGTTCAGCTGTTCTCCTGGCTGGAAGCGACAATTCGTTACACCGACGTCAGAACCCGTCTCTACAGTGGAGTCCAGGAGTTCAGTGGCAATCAAAGCTATAAAGATAAAGCGTTTGATCTGAAACTGCGCCTGTGGAATGAGGGGTACTGGCTGCCGGAAGTGGCAATTGGTACGCGCGATCTCGGCGGTACCGGCCTGTTTGACAGTGAATATCTGGTAGCGAGTAAAGCCTGGGGCCCGCTTGATTTTACCCTCGGCTTTGCCTGGGGTTATCTTGGTAACAGCGGCACGGTAAAAAATCCGTTTTGTGAAGCCAGCGATAAATACTGTACCCGGAGTAATGGCGGCTCGACCGGCTCGATTGACGCCGACAACATGTTCCGTGGCCCGTCGGCGCTGTTTGGCGGCGTAGAGTATCAGACGCCCTGGCAGCCGCTGCGCCTGAAAGCAGAGTATGAAGGCAATGATTATCAGGGTGACTTTGCCGGTAAGCTGAGACAGAGCAGTAAGGTCAACGTCGGTGCGATTTACCGCATTACCGACTGGGCCGATGTTAATGTCAGCTATGAGCGCGGCAATACGCTGATGGCGGGCTTGACCCTGCGCACCAACTTCAACGACCTGCGTCAGCCGAAGATCGACACGCCAAAACCGGCTTATCGGCCAAATCCGCAGTCGGAGTTTTTGCAAACGACAGTGGCGGGATCCCAACTCAGTGACCTGAAATATAACGCTGGCCTGGATGCACCGAATATCCAGATGAAAGGCAATACCCTGTACGTTACCGGTGAGCAGTATAAATATCGCGATACTCAGGAAGGCGTCGATCGCGCCAACCGTATCATGATGAATAATCTGCCGCAGAACGTCGATACGTTGAAAGTGACGCAAACGCGTTACAACATGCCGCAAGTTACCACCGTGACTAAAGTAGACAGCCTGCGTGAGCAGTTGGAAGGTTATCCGCTGGGTCATGAGAAAACGCTGGATCAGCAGCGCGTTAACCCGGTTGATCCGGGTAAAACCGAGCAGGGTTACTATATCGAAAAAGACAGCCTGAACTACAGCCTGTCGCCGATACTGAACCAGTCATTTGGTGGCCCGGAAAGTTTCTATATGTATCAGGTTGGCGTGATGGGTAACGCCGATTACTGGTTAACCGACCATTTAATGGTTGGGGGCGGGCTGTTTGCTAACATCGCCAATAACTACAATAAATTCAATTACACCAATCCGCCGAATGACTCCAAACTGCCGCGTGTGCGTACTCACGTGCGTGAATATGTGCAGAATGACGTTTACATTAATAACCTGCAGGCCAACTACTTACAGTACCTGGGTAACGGTTTCTATGGCCAGGTATACGGTGGTTATCTGGAGACGATGTTCGGTGGTGCCGGTGCGGAAGTCCTTTATCGTCCGCTGGATTCCAGCTGGGCAGTCGGTGTTGATGCCAATTACGTGAAGCAACGTGACTGGGATAACATGATGAAGTTCACCGATTATAAAGCGCCAACCGGTCATTTAACCGGTTACTGGCAGCCGCAGTTTATGGATGGTGTACTGGTGAAAGTCAGCGTTGGTCAGTATCTGGCAAAAGATAAAGGCGGCACCGTCGATATTTCGAAACAGTTCGACAGCGGTATCACTGTCGGTAGCTATGTCAGCCTGACTAACGTATCCAAAGAAGAGTATGGCGAGGGTGACTTCACCAAAGGTTTCTATATCTCTATTCCAATGGATCTGTTCAGCGTGAATCCGGTACGCGGTCGTGCGCAGGTCAACTGGACCCCGCTGACGCGTGATGGTGGTCAGATGCTGGGTCGTAAGTACCAGCTGTATAATATGACCAGTGACAGAGATATTAACTTCCGTTAA